From a single Carassius carassius chromosome 8, fCarCar2.1, whole genome shotgun sequence genomic region:
- the c8h14orf28 gene encoding uncharacterized protein C14orf28 homolog, whose product MPCWFRRDEDVRNIMERDFCSLTDSEELRSFITHSERTKTLFEEIRASISNNTEGERSFWRPVLPWGGVFTIRAGRKAIACTPLYVKITLKNTCTIDGFLMLLYVILRDNHSFPRELGLFLGRRFVQHFLYLMDSCEYTTVKMLWIWDRMSKRQYRSAVHHTALEIDLFGNEHENFTKNLENLMSSAQESCCSSWTCPNRFQEHLHRTISVNPPQELPDKDPIQSALDEFFCPRLELCEELECEGLREFGQRFFCHGPPPFVILNMQMWQSEDLSYVPYHLELSEQRYSLEGATLFNREEHHYSAAFQIDGFWMHYDGLRSDNLVLLDKPPEFLLLSSLVYIRTSER is encoded by the exons ATGCCATGTTGGTTTCGTAGAGATGAAGACGTGCGGAACATTATGGAGAGAGATTTCTGCTCTTTAACAGATTCTGAGGAGCTGCGCAGCTTCATCACACACTCGGAGAG GACCAAGACGCTGTTCGAGGAGATCCGCGCCTCCATCAGTAATAACACGGAGGGCGAGCGCTCGTTCTGGCGTCCGGTTCTGCCGTGGGGCGGTGTGTTCACCATCAGAGCGGGACGCAAGGCCATCGCCTGCACGCCGCTGTACGTCAAGATCACCCTGAAGAACACCTGCACCATCGACGGCTTCCTCATGCTCCTCTACGTCATCCTGAGAGACAACCACAGCTTCCCTCGAGAGCTGGGTCTGTTCCTGGGCCGCCGCTTCGTCCAGCACTTCCTGTACCTGATGGACTCCTGCGAGTACACCACCGTCAAGATGCTGTGGATCTGGGACCGCATGTCCAAGCGGCAGTACCGCTCCGCGGTCCACCACACGGCACTGGAGATCGACCTGTTCGGCAACGAGCACGAGAACTTCACCAAGAACCTGGAGAACCTGATGTCTAGCGCGCAGGAGAGCTGCTGCTCCAGCTGGACCTGCCCCAACCGCTTCCAGGAGCATCTTCACCGGACCATCAGTGTCAA TCCTCCTCAGGAGCTTCCAGATAAAGATCCCATCCAGTCAGCGCTGGACGAGTTCTTCTGCCCGCGGCTGGAGCTCTGTGAAGAGCTGGA gtgCGAGGGTCTGAGGGAGTTCGGTCAGAGGTTCTTCTGTCACGGCCCGCCGCCCTTCGTCATCCTCAACATGCAGATGTGGCAGTCGGAGGATCTGTCGTACGTGCCGTATCACCTGGAGCTCTCCGAACAACG GTACTCACTGGAGGGAGCCACGCTCTTCAACAGAGAAGAGCATCATTATTCAGCAGCGTTTCAGATCGACGGCTTCTGGATGCACTACGACGGCCTGCGCAGCGACAACCTGGTGCTGCTGGACAAACCTCCCGAGTTCCTGCTGCTGTCCTCGCTCGTCTACATCAGGACCTCAGAGCGATGA